In a single window of the Haliaeetus albicilla chromosome 25, bHalAlb1.1, whole genome shotgun sequence genome:
- the PDCL3 gene encoding phosducin-like protein 3 isoform X2 — MQDPNKDTEWNDILRKKGILPPKENLEEQERAKEEEQLAILQKSLVKTYEDMTLEELEENEDEFNEEDEKAIELYRIPLCALINQHMSGLARKFRDVKFIKAISTTCIPNYPDKNLPTIFVYLEGDIKAQFIGPLVFGGMNLTRDELEWKISESGAIKTDLEENPRKQIQDQLMSSIRTCVPARGESDSEDD; from the exons ATGCAG GACCCAAATAAAGACACAGAGTGGAATGACATCCTGCGCAAGAAAGGTATCCTTCCTCCAAAGGAAAATCTAGAGGAGCAGGAGCGTGcaaaggaggaggagcagcttGCCATCCTTCAGAAGTCCCTTG TGAAAACTTATGAGGATATGACTCTGGAAGAGCTAGAAGAGAATGAAGATGAATTTAATGAGGAAGATGAGAAAGCTATTGAACTGTACAG AATTCCACTCTGTGCCTTAATAAATCAACATATGAGCGGGCTTGCAAGGAAGTTCAGAGATGTGAAATTCATCAAAGCTATCTCTACCACCTGCATTCCCAACTACCCTGATAAGAACCTGCCTACGATATTCGTCTACCTGGAGGGAGACATCAAAGCTCAGTTCATTGGGCCTTTGGTGTTCGGTGGCATGAACCTGACAAGGGATG AATTGGAGTGGAAGATTTCGGAGTCGGGTGCCATCAAGACAGACCTGGAGGAGAACCCCAGGAAGCAGATCCAGGACCAGCTCATGTCCTCAATCAGGACGTGTGTCCCAGCCAGAGGGGAGAGTGACTCAGAGGATGACTAA
- the PDCL3 gene encoding phosducin-like protein 3 isoform X1, translating to MQDPNKDTEWNDILRKKGILPPKENLEEQERAKEEEQLAILQKSLVKTYEDMTLEELEENEDEFNEEDEKAIELYRQQRLAEMKAAQMKNKFGEVLEISGKDYVQEVTKAGKGIWVVLHLYKQGIPLCALINQHMSGLARKFRDVKFIKAISTTCIPNYPDKNLPTIFVYLEGDIKAQFIGPLVFGGMNLTRDELEWKISESGAIKTDLEENPRKQIQDQLMSSIRTCVPARGESDSEDD from the exons ATGCAG GACCCAAATAAAGACACAGAGTGGAATGACATCCTGCGCAAGAAAGGTATCCTTCCTCCAAAGGAAAATCTAGAGGAGCAGGAGCGTGcaaaggaggaggagcagcttGCCATCCTTCAGAAGTCCCTTG TGAAAACTTATGAGGATATGACTCTGGAAGAGCTAGAAGAGAATGAAGATGAATTTAATGAGGAAGATGAGAAAGCTATTGAACTGTACAG GCAGCAAAGGttagcagaaatgaaagcagctcaaatgaagaataaatttgGGGAAGTTTTGGAGATTTCGGGAAAAGATTACGTTCAAGAGGTTACGAAAGCTGGAAAAGGTATATGGGTAGTCCTGCACCTCTACAAACAAGG AATTCCACTCTGTGCCTTAATAAATCAACATATGAGCGGGCTTGCAAGGAAGTTCAGAGATGTGAAATTCATCAAAGCTATCTCTACCACCTGCATTCCCAACTACCCTGATAAGAACCTGCCTACGATATTCGTCTACCTGGAGGGAGACATCAAAGCTCAGTTCATTGGGCCTTTGGTGTTCGGTGGCATGAACCTGACAAGGGATG AATTGGAGTGGAAGATTTCGGAGTCGGGTGCCATCAAGACAGACCTGGAGGAGAACCCCAGGAAGCAGATCCAGGACCAGCTCATGTCCTCAATCAGGACGTGTGTCCCAGCCAGAGGGGAGAGTGACTCAGAGGATGACTAA